In Eupeodes corollae chromosome 3, idEupCoro1.1, whole genome shotgun sequence, a single genomic region encodes these proteins:
- the LOC129951281 gene encoding DNA-directed RNA polymerase II subunit RPB9, giving the protein MAAAFDVGANEGPGFVGIRFCQECNNMLYPKEDKENKILLYACRNCDYKQEADSNCIYVNKIMHEIDELTHIVPDVISDPTLPRTEDHACPKCTHREAVFFQAQTRRAEEEMRLYYVCTNQNCTHRWTE; this is encoded by the exons ATGGCTGCAGCATTTGATGTTGGTGCAAACGAAGGTCCCGGATTTGTTGGTATTCGATTTTGTCAAGAATg caATAACATGTTGTATCCAAAAGAAgacaaggaaaataaaattctattatATGCCTGCAGAAATTGTGATTACAAACAAGAAGCTGACTCAAATTGTATTTACGTGAACAAAATTATGCACGAAATTGA tgAATTAACACATATTGTACCGGATGTTATATCTGATCCAACTCTACCAAGAACCGAAGATCATGCCTGTCCGAAGTGTACTCATCGCGAAGCTGTATTCTTCCAAGCTCAAACTCGACGAGCTGAAGAGGAAATGAGACTGTACTACGTCTGCACAAACCAGAACTGCACTCACAGATGGacagaataa